A window of Methylocaldum szegediense genomic DNA:
CCGCCGCCTTCCGCCTTGTTGAACAAGAAACGGCTGATAACCTGCTCAAGAACGATCGCCGATTGAGTCAATTCGATTTCGTCGCCATCGCCAAGGTACTCTTCGGCGCCGCCAGGCGATAGACCGATATATTGCTCGCCCAACAGTCCGGCGGTCAGTATGCTGGCGCTAGTGTCGACCGGAAGCGTGTTGTATTTCGGATCGATACGCATCTCCACCACGGCCTCGTAGGTCTGATTGTCGAACGAAATGGCACTGACTCGTCCCACCGTGACACCGGCTACCGAGACCGGCGCGCGGACCCTCAGGCTGCCGACATTTTCGAAGCGAGCGACGATCTTGTAGCTGTCACTGTTGCTTCTCAATTCCGCCAGATTGCTGACTTGCATCGCCAAAAAGAACAAAGCGACCAAACCGGCGGCGACGAACAAGCCCACCCAGATCTCGATTGCTTTCGATGTCTGCATCAATCTCCCCCGAACATTAAAGCCGTCAGCACGAAATCCCACCCCAGCACGGCGAAGGCCGAATAAACGACGGAGCGCGTGGTTGCCCGGCTGACGCCCTCAGAGGTGGGCACGGCATCATAGCCCTCGAACACGGCAATCCAGGTGACGATGACCCCAAATACCACGCTTTTGATAAGACCGTTGACGACGTCCTCGTAAAAATCAATTCTGCTCTTCATCTGCGCCCAAAACGCGCCTTCGTCCACTCCCAACAATCCCACGCCGACGAAATAGCCGCCCATAACCCCGACCATGCTGAACAGCGCAGCCAGCAGCGGCATCGACAAACAGCCGGCGAAAAAACGCGGCGCGATGATCCGCTTCACCGGATCAACAGCCATCATTTCCATTCCGGAAAGCTGCTCGGTCGCCTTCATCAAGCCGATTTCCGCGGTCAAGGCGGAGCCTGCACGTCCCGAAAACAGCAAGGCCGTAACGACCGGCCCCAACTCTCGGACCAGGGAAGCCGCCACCATGACACCCAAGGTTTGTTCCGCCCCGAAATCGGACAGCACATTGTAGCCCTGCAGGCCCAACACCATCCCGACAAACAAGCCGGAAACGCTCACCAGTAGGACCGTCAGGACGCCCACCGAATAAACCTGCACGAGCAACAGGCGATAACGCCTGAAAATCTGGGGCAGGCCGGTTATGACATGACAGATGAACAAGTTTGCCCGGCCGAGCTTTTGCAGCGTGCTCAGCGTCTCGTGTCCAAGTTTTTGGAATAGGGCTATCATGAGATTTTCCGAATAAACGACAGTCCGCTAGGCCGGCGGATTGAGCAAGTCGGCCACATAATCGGGCGCCGGATAATGAAACGGCACCGGGCCATCCGCCAACCCTTCCATAAACTGGCGAACCCAAGGTGACTCTGAATGGCGGATTGCTTCGGGCGCCCCTTGGCCAACCACTTTGCCCTCGGAAATCAAATAGATGTAATCGGCGATGGAAGCCGTTTCCTCGACGTCGTGGGATACGACGATACTAGTCAGTCCCAGTTCTCGGTTCAGATCACGTATCAGCTTCACCAGCACACCCATCGAGATCGGATCCTGCCCGGTAAACGGCTCGTCGTACAGAATCATCATCGGATCGAGCGCGATGGCCCGAGCCAGGGCGACCCGCCGGGCCATGCCTCCCGAAAGCTGCGCCGGCATCAGATCGCGGGCACCCCGAAGTCCCACGGCCTCCAGTTTCATCAAGACCAGGGTTCGGATCATGGACTCGGGTAACGTGGTATGTTCCCGGAGTGGAAAAGCGACGTTTTCGAATACGTTGAGATCGGTCAGAAGTGCGCCGGTCTGAAAGAGCATCCCGATTTTCTTGCGAAGCTCGTACAAACGACCGAGCGACAACTCGTGCACGACACATCCGTCGACTGAAATCGTGCCGCTGTCCGGCCGCAATTGACCGCCGATCAGTTTCAGAAGTGTAGTTTTACCGGTGCCGCTGGGCCCCATGATGGCAGTAATCTTGCCTCTGGGAATATCCAGATCGACACCATCGAAAATCTTGCGGCTGCCGCGGCTGAATGTGAGGTTTCTGATTGAAACCAGAATCTCGCCGCCTGCGTTACCGCCAATCATATTTTGGTGAAAGATCACTTAAATCAGTCGGAAAAATGTCGTATTCTGGCTAGACGCGGCGTTCCAGTCAACTTCAAAACCCTGACAACCGCTGTCGGTCGATCTAAAGCGATAGGCAGTGTGACCGAAAAACTCATCCATTCGCCTATGCACCGATCCTCGTTTACCCACCGACGCCATGAAAGGCTAGCCCGCTCGTGCAGGATCACCTCTCCATTGCCGGGGCCAAGGAATGCATGGTTCCGCGCGTATGACCGGTTCCTCATGAAGTAAAGAGGCGAAGCGAGTGAGACAGTATCGGGTAACACTGTTGTTACAGGCTGATGAAGCTCGGAGCGGGCCCTCGCCACCGCGACGGCGATATTTGCTGCGTAGTAAACGTCCACACCGCCGCCTCGGCTCAATGCCGTAACCACGCCCCGGTAACGCGAACGGGATGGTCACCATCACCGACGCACGGATCAAAATCCGTAGGCTTTACCCCGCCTTCGATGAGTGACAGAGCACCAAACCGTGTTGTGAACTCTTTCGCTAAAGGTTTCCATTCGTGACAGCACCTCGCAAGGCACGGCGCAGTCACGAATGAGCCGCTGGAAAGGCTTTGAAATGGGTTACGGTAGCACGGCGATCGCCCAGGGGCGGTTTCCGACCGGGATCGTCTTCGTTACAGCGAAATTCGAAAGGTCGATGATGGAAAGGTCGTTGCTGAGTCCGTTCGCGGTATATAGCCGCTTTTGGTCCGGCGAGAATTCGAGATTCCAAACCCTGTTTCCCACCGAGATATACCGGACCACTTCAAGCGTACGAGCGTCGACGACGGCGACGCGGTTGGCGCGGCCCAAGGCGACATAGCCGTAACGGCGATCCCGATCGATCCGGATACCCACGGCTCCGATATCCTTGTCCGCGACGCCGGGAACTTTGAAGGAGACCGTCTTGATGGGGCGTTTCGTTGCCGTTTCGATAATCGTGAGGGACTGGCCGTCATGCGAACTAACCCAGAGCTGTTCGCCGTCATCGGTAAAGCGCGAGTAGCGAGGACGTGGGTCGACCGGCGTTCGCTCCACGGCCTCCAGACTGGCAGTGTCGATCCATATGGCAATATTTTCGGCTTCGCTTGTGCTGACGACCCAACGCCCATCAGGACTGACCGAAACACCCTCCGCTTCCTTGCCTATGGGAATGCGCTTCAATATTTGACGCGATTCGACATCGACCACGGTTAACTGGTTGTCGTCGTCGTTGGACGCGAATAAGCGAGTTTCGAGAGGATCCAGCGCAAAGGTCTTCGGATCCTTGTCTACCGGCACTCGGCCAAGGACTTCCAGCGTGCGGGGATCCAGGACAACGATCGAATTGTCTTCGCTCGTTGCCACGAAAATCTTCCGGCCGTCGCGCGTGGTCAAGATACCTCGAGGCCGCTTGCCGACCTGAACCGTGCGCCGGACTTCGCCGGTCGCTCCATCTACTTCGACTACGGAATTACCCTTTTCCAGGGTAACGAAAATGGATTCCGCATGGGCTGGCAGCATTACGGCCAGAGCGAGGATGCAGCAGCCGAATCGTTGCATACGGATAGCTTGCAGAAGGTGTGACAGATACGGGCAATTCTTGTGGAACATGTCGGACGTACTTGAAACCAAAGGATTAAAGGCAGTTGCCACGTGGAGAGCGGGTGGGCTTCAGGCATCGGGCGCACTGTCAACCCTCGATTGACGGGTGAGGTTTGGAGTGACGAGCTGAAAATTCAGTACGCTTTATGTCTGCTTATTCGTCCATCTGAGTGACAGTGCGCAAGATAGAATACCCATCCATGCCGCTGCATCCCAGGAGGACTCCCATGCGCATCTCCCGAAACTTCAGGGAAAAATTCCCTTCTTTTCGAAGCAAGGATATTCGCGGTGCCTTCCGTGCCGGGACTTTCCACGCATCGTGGTAACCTTTTCATTCTGGTCTGACATCCACTTTTTGGAGGAGCCGGTGACTCAATCCAAACCCTTTCGCGGCGGGAACCCGCTCCGGGCGCTCCGTGGCCCGCTGTTCGCCATGGTCTTGGCCATTGTCTCGGTCGGATGCGATAGCCAGGATTCTTCTTCCAGCCAAAACATACTCACTAACGTTGAATCGCCGTTGACAACCCCCGACCGACTCACGAAATTACGCAAAGCTAAATTCCTGAACTTGACGGAGAGGGACGCTGCCGCCGAATGGCTGGCGCTTCAGGAGCACCGCGACGACGTTTCCTATCGACCGACACCCGACGATGTTGCAACATACGAGCGCCGCATCGCACTGCTCGCCAAGCTGACGGACGAAGACCGGCGGATGGTCGCCAACCGAACCGTACAAACACGGGACCTTCTGGCGGAGCAGAATATCCACGAGTCTCTCCTGACCCTGCTGGACGGCATGACCGATGTGGCCAAGGCAAGTGTGGTCGGCAATTACAGCGCCTATTGCCAGTGGTATGTCAATTTGCGTCAAAGTCGGCTCGATCATCAACAAGCTCTACAGCAAATGACGAGCTTGAAGCGGGCACCGTAGCTCCGCCGTATGCGTGGACAAGGGATCAAGCGCTAGTCGTTTGGTTTATTCCCTGAGTTGGAACGTCGTGTCCAATGCCGCCCCACGTCAACTCGGCAGCCACCCTGGAACCTGTCGACAGGCTTGGGGCAAACGGTCCGTTGAGATAAGTGCCACGGGAGGGCTGAATCCTCTGAGTGGCGTCGAAAGGTTTCCATCGCGGCATAGCGTGCGATGGCGCAAAGCTTTGTGAACCGAATGGAGCCGGCCGCTCCGCTAATCGTCCGATGCCCTGAAACAACGACGTGTCTGCTATGCCTCAACCCCTCGACGCTGTCCTGCATCCTACCTCCGTCATCGAAGCGCCGCGTCTCTCCCGTAGAATCGGTGTGAAGCTCACCTTGGTTAGCGAAACCTTCCAGCATACGGGTAGTTTCAAGTTCCGAGCCGCTTACCATCTTGCTTTGAACGTGCCGCAACGGCAGCTCATCACTGCCTCGTCCGGCAACTTCGGGCAAGCGCTGGCCTATGCTTGCGGGCTGTTGGGCAAATCCTGCCGGGTGGTCATGCCTGCGACTTCGGCCAGGGTGAAGATGGACGCGGTGCGGGAATACGGGGGTATGGTAGACGAGGTGGACACTCGTGTGAAAAGCCGGGCCGCGCGGGTAGCCGAACTT
This region includes:
- the mlaE gene encoding lipid asymmetry maintenance ABC transporter permease subunit MlaE, whose protein sequence is MIALFQKLGHETLSTLQKLGRANLFICHVITGLPQIFRRYRLLLVQVYSVGVLTVLLVSVSGLFVGMVLGLQGYNVLSDFGAEQTLGVMVAASLVRELGPVVTALLFSGRAGSALTAEIGLMKATEQLSGMEMMAVDPVKRIIAPRFFAGCLSMPLLAALFSMVGVMGGYFVGVGLLGVDEGAFWAQMKSRIDFYEDVVNGLIKSVVFGVIVTWIAVFEGYDAVPTSEGVSRATTRSVVYSAFAVLGWDFVLTALMFGGD
- the mlaD gene encoding outer membrane lipid asymmetry maintenance protein MlaD, giving the protein MQTSKAIEIWVGLFVAAGLVALFFLAMQVSNLAELRSNSDSYKIVARFENVGSLRVRAPVSVAGVTVGRVSAISFDNQTYEAVVEMRIDPKYNTLPVDTSASILTAGLLGEQYIGLSPGGAEEYLGDGDEIELTQSAIVLEQVISRFLFNKAEGGGDKGGGSNDGATSTE
- a CDS encoding PQQ-dependent catabolism-associated beta-propeller protein, with protein sequence MFHKNCPYLSHLLQAIRMQRFGCCILALAVMLPAHAESIFVTLEKGNSVVEVDGATGEVRRTVQVGKRPRGILTTRDGRKIFVATSEDNSIVVLDPRTLEVLGRVPVDKDPKTFALDPLETRLFASNDDDNQLTVVDVESRQILKRIPIGKEAEGVSVSPDGRWVVSTSEAENIAIWIDTASLEAVERTPVDPRPRYSRFTDDGEQLWVSSHDGQSLTIIETATKRPIKTVSFKVPGVADKDIGAVGIRIDRDRRYGYVALGRANRVAVVDARTLEVVRYISVGNRVWNLEFSPDQKRLYTANGLSNDLSIIDLSNFAVTKTIPVGNRPWAIAVLP
- a CDS encoding ABC transporter ATP-binding protein — encoded protein: MIGGNAGGEILVSIRNLTFSRGSRKIFDGVDLDIPRGKITAIMGPSGTGKTTLLKLIGGQLRPDSGTISVDGCVVHELSLGRLYELRKKIGMLFQTGALLTDLNVFENVAFPLREHTTLPESMIRTLVLMKLEAVGLRGARDLMPAQLSGGMARRVALARAIALDPMMILYDEPFTGQDPISMGVLVKLIRDLNRELGLTSIVVSHDVEETASIADYIYLISEGKVVGQGAPEAIRHSESPWVRQFMEGLADGPVPFHYPAPDYVADLLNPPA